A single genomic interval of Clostridium cylindrosporum DSM 605 harbors:
- a CDS encoding HDIG domain-containing metalloprotein — translation MSKSMLKHSKNSLFDEINTHILEDKTPSEYFNEISKTSLFREYPFELLYKLKQTEQSPKHHPEGSVWNHTMLVIDEAAKVRERSNDIKAFMWAALLHDIGKPGSTRIRKGRITSYDHDKLGSSLVREFLKEFTSDTVFIDKVSALVRWHMQILFVVKNLPFGDIESMKKEADIEEVALLGLCDRLGRTGTNREEEENNIKVFIKKCKEY, via the coding sequence ATGAGTAAAAGTATGCTTAAACATTCTAAGAATAGTCTTTTTGATGAAATAAATACTCATATACTAGAAGATAAAACTCCATCAGAGTATTTTAATGAAATTTCAAAAACTTCATTATTTAGAGAATATCCATTTGAACTATTATATAAATTAAAACAAACAGAGCAATCTCCAAAACATCATCCTGAGGGAAGTGTATGGAACCATACAATGCTTGTTATAGATGAAGCAGCAAAGGTTAGAGAAAGAAGTAATGATATAAAGGCATTTATGTGGGCAGCATTACTACATGATATAGGAAAGCCTGGTTCAACTAGAATTCGTAAGGGAAGAATAACCTCATATGATCATGATAAGTTAGGATCAAGTTTAGTGAGAGAATTCTTAAAGGAATTTACTTCCGACACTGTATTTATTGATAAAGTATCAGCTTTAGTTAGATGGCATATGCAAATTTTATTTGTAGTTAAAAACCTACCCTTTGGTGATATTGAATCTATGAAAAAAGAAGCGGATATAGAGGAAGTAGCTCTTTTAGGCTTATGCGATAGACTAGGGAGAACAGGGACTAATAGAGAAGAAGAAGAAAATAATATTAAAGTGTTTATTAAAAAATGCAAAGAATATTAA
- a CDS encoding ComEC/Rec2 family competence protein, translating to MNKFKNIKFLSFAVTLALLFSLLTGCTQVSSRSDSPSNNINKEAGVTNTTDTPANQSLDKNNIKQNNSNTSSIFKVHFINVGQADSILIQDGKVNMLVDAGNNADSSTVINYLKRQKINNLDYVIGTHPHEDHIGGLDEVIKSFSIGKIYMPKVSHTTKTFMDVVNAIKSKGLKITTPTPGSKFTLDTANTTILAPNSNNYEDLNNNSIVLKLAYKNTSFLLEGDAEDISENEMINKGYDLAADVLKVGHHGSSSSTTTSFLNKVNPKYSVIMTEKGNSYGHPHKETMDKLKSKSIKVYRTDENGTIIATSDGKIITFNSNPSSYTSPGNGSKKSTSNLGNTLSHEVTNSSKKSDSNVTVTLPKKNPSTNTSKGEVYFTPKGKSYHSTTNCRTLSRSKTILSGTVQEAISSGHGDPCNVCIN from the coding sequence ATGAATAAATTTAAAAATATTAAATTCTTATCCTTTGCAGTAACCCTTGCCTTACTATTTTCATTACTTACAGGATGTACTCAAGTTTCAAGTAGATCTGATAGTCCAAGTAATAATATAAATAAGGAAGCAGGTGTAACTAACACAACGGATACTCCAGCAAATCAATCGCTAGATAAAAATAATATAAAACAAAATAACAGCAATACCTCTTCAATATTTAAGGTACACTTTATCAATGTTGGTCAAGCAGATAGTATATTAATTCAAGATGGAAAAGTTAATATGCTTGTTGATGCTGGAAATAATGCTGATTCAAGTACGGTAATCAACTATCTAAAAAGACAAAAGATAAATAATTTAGATTATGTTATTGGAACACACCCACACGAGGATCATATTGGTGGACTTGACGAAGTTATAAAAAGTTTCAGTATAGGTAAAATATATATGCCTAAAGTATCACATACAACTAAAACCTTTATGGATGTAGTGAATGCAATTAAAAGTAAGGGACTAAAAATTACAACACCAACTCCAGGTTCAAAGTTCACTCTTGATACTGCTAATACAACCATACTGGCACCTAATAGTAACAATTATGAGGATTTAAATAACAACTCCATAGTTCTTAAATTAGCATATAAAAACACATCTTTCTTGCTAGAAGGTGATGCAGAGGATATAAGCGAAAATGAAATGATTAATAAAGGTTATGATTTAGCTGCTGATGTTCTAAAAGTTGGACATCATGGAAGTAGCTCATCTACTACAACATCATTCTTAAATAAGGTAAATCCTAAATATTCCGTTATTATGACTGAAAAAGGTAACTCCTATGGACACCCACATAAGGAAACAATGGATAAATTAAAGAGTAAGTCTATAAAGGTTTATAGAACAGATGAAAATGGTACTATTATTGCAACTTCAGATGGAAAAATAATAACATTTAATTCTAATCCAAGTAGCTATACATCCCCTGGCAATGGAAGCAAAAAGTCTACAAGTAACTTAGGTAATACTTTAAGCCATGAGGTTACGAATTCAAGCAAAAAATCGGATAGTAATGTAACAGTAACCCTTCCTAAAAAAAATCCGTCTACTAATACAAGTAAAGGAGAGGTCTACTTTACCCCTAAGGGTAAGTCATACCACTCAACTACTAACTGTAGAACACTATCAAGAAGCAAGACTATACTTTCAGGAACAGTGCAAGAAGCCATAAGCTCTGGTCATGGCGACCCTTGTAATGTTTGTATTAATTAG